In Aegilops tauschii subsp. strangulata cultivar AL8/78 chromosome 3, Aet v6.0, whole genome shotgun sequence, one genomic interval encodes:
- the LOC109765379 gene encoding MLO-like protein 15 — protein sequence MEKTRLKWDVKVGSFYSRVELGWANQSVQSHTPKKQSIRSHGRTTITRAPDTGADGTGAKQWHGRVGSRCAASELANVTSNRRWPHWTSFFFSQFLIGTARSTRSGVPTNQARTADRERATPPPPPPCGGPRRLFCVSRPDRWPEGEADRLPVAAEVTGVMEGGGAGGEVDADALEYTPTWIVAGVCSLIVTISLAAERCLHYLGKTLKRKHQKALFEALLKVKEELMLLGFISLLMTVSQDVIQRTCIPPSWTNYLLPCKKMEEHSVAALGGRRLLPRNAPRSDHCRNKGKVPLLSLEALHQLHIFIFVLAITHVIFSVLTMVLGGAKIRQWKQWETEIHKNNAGNGPKKLTNVQQFEFIRERFNGVGMESTVLSWMHSFVKQFYASVTKSDYATMRLGFIMTHCRGNPKFGFHRYMVRALEADFKKVVGIRWYLWIFVVIFMLLNVNGWHTYFWISFLPLILLLAVGTKLEHVIAQLAHDVAEKHSAIEGDLVVNPSDEHFWCGKPRVILYLIHFILFQNAFEIALFFWILTTYGFNSCIMDHVPFIVPRLVIGVVIQLLCSYSTLPLYAIVAQMGTFFNKEIFDEHIQQGLVGWAQKARMRTELSKDAAAAAAAGPTRHGASSRLEMLRRAAAMMQCRRSLPR from the exons atggAAAAAACACGCCTGAAATGGGATGTGAAAGTGGGCTCATTTTATTCTCGGGTTGAGCTGGGCTGGGCAAATCAATCGGTCCAATCACACACCCCTAAAAAACAATCGATCAGATCACACGGCCGAACAACGATCACGCGCGCGCCGGACACCGGAGCGGACGGCACGGGTGCCAAACAGTGGCACGGACGCGTGGGCTCACGCTGTGCAGCGAGTGAACTGGCCAACGTTACATCGAACCGACGCTGGCCGCACTGGACTTCTTTTTTTTTTTCCCAATTTCTGATCGGGACAGCACGATCAACGCGCTCCGGTGTCCCAACGAACCAAGCCCGCACTGCCGATCGCGAACGAGCGActccaccgccaccgccaccctgCGGCGGCCCACGACGTCTCTTCTGCGTTTCGCGGCCAGACAGATGGCCGGAAGGTGAGGCCGATCGCCTGCCGGTGGCGGCGGAGGTGACTGGGGTTATGGAGGGCGGTGGCGCTGGCGGGGAGGTGGATGCGGACGCGCTGGAGTACACGCCGACGTGGATCGTCGCGGGGGTCTGCTCCCTCATCGTGACCATCTCCCTCGCCGCCGAACGATGCCTCCATTACCTCGGCAAG ACGCTCAAGAGGAAGCACCAGAAGGCGCTCTTCGAGGCCCTCCTCAAGGTGAAAGAAG AGCTGATGCTTCTGGGGTTCATCTCTCTGCTGATGACGGTGTCGCAAGACGTGATCCAAAGGACATGCATCCCTCCCAGCTGGACCAACTACTTGCTGCCCTGCAAGAAGATGGAGGAGCATTCTGTTGCCGCTCTCGGCGGTCGCAGGCTGCTTCCTAGGAATGCGCCGCGGTCCGACCATTGCAGAAACAAG GGAAAAGTTCCTTTGCTGTCGCTCGAAGCGTTACATCAGTTGCATATTTTCATTTTTGTTCTGGCCATCACCCATGTGATTTTCAGTGTTCTGACCATGGTTTTAGGAGGCGCCAAG ATTCGCCAATGGAAACAATGGGAGACTGAAATTCATAAAAACAATGCAGGAAACG GACCTAAGAAGTTGACCAACGTTCAACAATTTGAATTTATCAGGGAACGTTTTAATGGTGTTGGCATGGAGTCTACGGTGTTGAGCTGGATG CATTCTTTTGTTAAGCAGTTTTATGCGTCAGTCACTAAATCGGACTACGCGACCATGCGACTCGGTTTCATCATG ACGCATTGCCGAGGAAACCCAAAATTTGGCTTTCACAGATACATGGTGCGGGCTCTGGAGGCTGATTTCAAGAAGGTAGTTGGCATAAG GTGGTACCTGTGGATATTCGTGGTGATATTCATGTTGCTGAACGTCAATG GCTGGCACACCTACTTCTGGATCTCCTTCCTTCCTCTCATC CTGCTGCTGGCCGTGGGCACGAAGCTGGAGCACGTGATAGCTCAGCTGGCGCACGACGTCGCGGAGAAGCACTCGGCGATCGAGGGCGACCTGGTGGTGAACCCGTCGGACGAGCACTTCTGGTGCGGTAAGCCGAGGGTGATCCTCTACCTGATCCACTTCATCCTCTTCCAGAACGCCTTCGAGATCGCGCTCTTCTTCTGGATCCTC ACCACCTACGGCTTCAACTCGTGCATCATGGACCACGTCCCGTTCATCGTGCCGAGGCTCGTCATCGG GGTCGTCATCCAGCTGCTGTGCAGCTACAGCACCCTGCCGCTGTACGCGATCGTGGCGCAGATGGGGACCTTCTTCAACAAGGAGATCTTCGACGAGCACATCCAGCAGGGGCTGGTGGGGTGGGCGCAGAAGGCCAGGATGAGGACAGAGTTATCCAAGGATGCTGCTGCCGCAGCCGCGGCCGGACCCACCAGGCACGGCGCGTCCTCCCGGCTGGAGATGCTGCGGCGAGCCGCCGCCATGATGCAGTGCCGCCGCTCACTGCCAAGGTAG